The following nucleotide sequence is from Halapricum desulfuricans.
CCGCGCGGAAGTGGGCTGTCAGCGAGTCGACCGCGAGCAGGCGGACCGGGAACTCGTCGTCCTGAGACTCGCTGGCGATCTCCTGGGCCTTCTCGGCCAGCAGGATCTGGTGGTTGGAGTTGAACGCCTTCGCGACGTGGATCTTGTCGAGTATCGACTCGACCAGTTCCTCGACCAGCGCCTCGTCGCCCGCGTCGGCGTCACCTTCCTCCTCGACGACGCCGTGCAGGACCATCGTCGCCTCGATGGTCTCGTCGTCGAGCCCGTTGACCATCTGCTCGATTCGCTCGGGTCGGAACGTGTCCTCGCTGTCGATGAAGATCGCGCTTCCCTCTAGTCCGCCGTGTTCGGCCGGCAACTGGACGGTCACGGCCAGCTGGTGGGTCACCTGGGACTTGCCGGCTCCGAACTCGCCGTACACCTCGGTGATCGACTGCGTCTCGACGCCGCCGCCGAGCAACTCGTCGACCTCCTCGACCCCCCAGGAGAGCTTGCCGATCTGCTCGCGCCGCTCGAGGACCGTTGCACCGCTCTCGAACCCGCCGATGTCGGCGGCCTCGCGAGCTGCCTGGATGATGTCCGCCGCGGAAGACTCGCCGACGTCGGCCGTGTTCGACAACTCGCCCGGCGAGGCGACGGCGATCCCCTGATAGGACTCGTATCCGTTCTCGCGCAACTTTTCGGCTGTCGCCGGACCGACGCCCGGCAGGTCTTCGAGGTCTTCGGTCGCTGCCATACGCCTCGGTTGGACCGGACGGGTGATAAACCCTCGTTAACAGCAAACTGAAAGTGAAATCGGCAGACGTGACTCCTACGGTTCGCGATCGAATCGCCGGGTTTACGTGAGAAGGTGAGGGGGCCGTCACTCCCAGGGGTGGCCGTCGCCTTCGGGCCAGAGCGGATACCAGTAGGCCTCGTCGTCTTCGAGGTCGAGTTCGCCGTCGAGCACGCTCTGGAGTTTGAACTCGGCGCTCGAATCGCGCTCGCGCTCGCCGGGAAGCGGCGCGAACGGATAATAAGCGCCGCGCCGGAACGAGTACACCCAGTAGACAGAGCGGTCCTCGGTGGGGTGGTCGAAGGCGAACAGCGCCGCGAGCAGCCGCGAACCGTACCCCTGTTCGATGAGTTCGTCGGCGGCGAAGTGGATGCTCGTCACCAGATCCTCGAAGGTGTCGTCTCCGAGGACGACCCAGTGGTAGCCGTGGCCGTCCTCGACGAACTCGGCGGTCGTGCCCGTCTCGGCCTCGCCGGCTTGCAGGATTGCCTCGACGTTTTCCAGTGCGTCGGTGAAGTCCGTGCTGTCGACGGCAGCGAAACACAGCGCGGCGTCGCCAGTCGGCACGTAGTCCAGATCGGCCTCCATCGTCACGTACGCCGTACTCATCCCCCAGAGGTCGTCGGGGTCGGCGTCCCGGGTCGCGTCGGCCTCGGCCTTGAGTCCGAGCGCCTGCTTGAGCCCGTCGAACAGTCCCATAGCTGTCGGTTCGGCCGTGTGCTATATACATTCGACGGGTAGCTCGCCGCCGCGGTCTCGACCCCGCGCGCAGACGAGTCCACAATGGATTCGCGCTCGCGCCCTACGCCGATTCGATCTCGCGTTCCATCTCGCGCAGGCGCTCGACGCGTTTCTCCGTCGCGGGATGGGTCTTGAACAGCCGGCCGATAAAGCCCTTGCTGATGGGCACGATGAAGAAGGCGTTCATCTCCGCCTGATCGCGGAGGTCGTCCTCCGGAACCCGGTCCATCCGGCCGGAGATCTTCATGAGCGCGCTCGCCAGCGCCGACGGCTTGCCGGTGATGATCGCGCCGCCGCGGTCGGCGCTGTACTCCCGATAGCGAGACAGTGCCCGAATGAGGACGAACGAGAAGATCCAGACGACCAGCGAGACCACGATTGCGACCCAGATCGGTGCCTGATTGCCGCCGCGACCGCCCTGCCCGTGACCGCCGGAGAACAGCCACCCCCAGCGGACGATCATAAAGGCGATCGTCGAGAGGAACGACGCGATCGTCATCACCATGACGTCGCGGTTCTTGATGTGAGCCAGTTCGTGGGCGAGCACGCCCTCGAGTTCGTCCTGATCGAGCGTCCGCATGATCTCGGTCGTCACGGCGACGGTCGCGTTCGACTGTGACCGCCCCGTCGCGAAGGCGTTGGGCACCTGCGAGTCGGCGACCGCGATCTCCGGCTTCGGCAGGTCGGCCTGCTGAGCGAGCCGTCCGACCGTGGCGTGGAGCTCGGGATACTCGTCCTCGGAGACGGTCCGCGCGCCCATGCTCCTGAGCGCGAGCGTGTCGCTGAAGAAGAACTGCCCGAAGCTGAACAGTCCCAGAATCAGGACGATCCCGAGGAGATTGATGCCGGAGACCGCCAGCGCGGCGATGAAGCCGACGTACAGGAGCCCGAGCAACACCATCGTCAGGCCCATCCGGCCGCGCAATCCCCAGTCAGCTTGCCATTGCATCACCGGAGGGTACGCGTCTGAGACTGATATACTTCCCTCTCCGCGAGGGAATCGAACGTCAAAACAGTCCCGTCACTCCTGAATGTGGCCTTCTTCGCGCAACTGGTCGGCCTCCTGCTTTTCGTATCGCCAGGTGATATCGGCCTTCTCGTCCTGCCAGTCCCAGGGTTCGACGAGCACGACGTCGTCCTCGCGGATCCAGATGCGCTTTTGCATCTTCCCCGGGATGCGCGCCGTGCGCTCTTTGCCGTCCATGCACCTGACCTTCACGCGGTTGGCCCCCAGCATGTTCGTGACGACGGCAAAGACTTCGTCGTCGTCTGGCATGCGGAGGTCCTTGCGTCCGCTGTCGTCACCCATATCCGGGGCTTCGCTAGCGGGAGGTTTTATACTGACGGTTATCGGCTCGTCCGCTGTCGAACCGGCGAGTCGTCCGGGACGCGTGCGATACATCCAAGGCAGCGAGGTGAGAAGCCCCACCTACGATGGCGATCGCGCTGCCAGACGAGGCTGAAACCTGGGTCGAGTCGTTCCGGGAGCGTCTCAACGACAACGCCGACTACGAGGCGGCCGCCGACGGCTGGGGGGTCGGCTTCGACGGCGACTTCGTCCTCGAGATCCTGCCCGATGACACGTACGACGGACAGCCGCTGTACTTCTATCTCGAACTCCGGGACGGCGACTGTCTGCAGGCGGCCGTTCTCGAGGACCCCGACGAGGTCGCACACGGCTACGCGCTCCGCGGCACCTACACCGACTGGAAGCGGATTATCCAGGGGGACGTCGACGTCGTCTCGGGCGTGATGGACGGCACCCTCGAGGCCGACGGCTCGACGGTCCGGGCCATGCGCTACCAGAACGCACTTGTCGAGATGGGCGAGACAGCCACCCGCGTCGAGACCGAGTTTCAGTATTAGTCACCGAAGATCATATGTTCTCTTTCGAAGATAGATAATACATGGCCGAGTCAGCGATCGTCGATTTCATCGAGGAGTATCAGGCGGGAGTGCTGATAGCTGTCGGGACGCTTACCGGGGGCTTGCTCGTCCTCGTCGCTGCGGGTCAGATCGTGGACACGCTCGAAAGTATGGCAGCACTCGGCGTGTTCGTTGCCGGTGCGGTCGTGACGTTCCTCTCGCTCTCGTATCTGCTGTACGGTCGCTGATCGATCCGCGACTGACCATCTGTCGGCTCGATCCGGCACCGTTTTGTCTCGGCCGTTCGCCCGGACAGACATGCTTGACAAACTCGGTGCGGTCGGTATCGCCGGAATCGTCGTCTCGCTGGCCGGACTCGGCGTCATCGCCTACGAGGCACCGCTGATCGCCGCCGGCGTCGCGCTCGTGCTGGCCGGGCTCGGACTCGCCGCCTTCGCGGTCGTCCGGAACCTGCTCTCCTCGCTCGGCATGGGCGCGATGGTCTAGCGCCCGTCGAAGGCCGCCGATGACAGGTTTACCTCGTTCGAGCCCGTATCGTGGGGTATGGTACCGTGGGAGCCGCTGCTCGTCTACGCCCTCGTTCTGGTCTGGGCAGCCCTGCTCGGATGGCTCCCGTTTCGCCTGCTCGAACGGATCTCGGTCGTCGATCAGATCGACGCAAGCGCCGTCGAGC
It contains:
- the radA gene encoding DNA repair and recombination protein RadA; its protein translation is MAATEDLEDLPGVGPATAEKLRENGYESYQGIAVASPGELSNTADVGESSAADIIQAAREAADIGGFESGATVLERREQIGKLSWGVEEVDELLGGGVETQSITEVYGEFGAGKSQVTHQLAVTVQLPAEHGGLEGSAIFIDSEDTFRPERIEQMVNGLDDETIEATMVLHGVVEEEGDADAGDEALVEELVESILDKIHVAKAFNSNHQILLAEKAQEIASESQDDEFPVRLLAVDSLTAHFRAEYVGRGELAERQQKLNKHLHDLMRVGDLNNTAVVVTNQVASNPDSFFGDPTQPIGGNILGHTSTFRMYLRKSKNNKRIVKLVDAPNLPDGEAVMRVEEGGLMAE
- the pspAB gene encoding PspA-associated protein PspAB; this translates as MGLFDGLKQALGLKAEADATRDADPDDLWGMSTAYVTMEADLDYVPTGDAALCFAAVDSTDFTDALENVEAILQAGEAETGTTAEFVEDGHGYHWVVLGDDTFEDLVTSIHFAADELIEQGYGSRLLAALFAFDHPTEDRSVYWVYSFRRGAYYPFAPLPGERERDSSAEFKLQSVLDGELDLEDDEAYWYPLWPEGDGHPWE
- the htpX gene encoding zinc metalloprotease HtpX: MQWQADWGLRGRMGLTMVLLGLLYVGFIAALAVSGINLLGIVLILGLFSFGQFFFSDTLALRSMGARTVSEDEYPELHATVGRLAQQADLPKPEIAVADSQVPNAFATGRSQSNATVAVTTEIMRTLDQDELEGVLAHELAHIKNRDVMVMTIASFLSTIAFMIVRWGWLFSGGHGQGGRGGNQAPIWVAIVVSLVVWIFSFVLIRALSRYREYSADRGGAIITGKPSALASALMKISGRMDRVPEDDLRDQAEMNAFFIVPISKGFIGRLFKTHPATEKRVERLREMEREIESA
- the eif1A gene encoding translation initiation factor eIF-1A: MGDDSGRKDLRMPDDDEVFAVVTNMLGANRVKVRCMDGKERTARIPGKMQKRIWIREDDVVLVEPWDWQDEKADITWRYEKQEADQLREEGHIQE
- a CDS encoding SCP2 sterol-binding domain-containing protein; this translates as MAIALPDEAETWVESFRERLNDNADYEAAADGWGVGFDGDFVLEILPDDTYDGQPLYFYLELRDGDCLQAAVLEDPDEVAHGYALRGTYTDWKRIIQGDVDVVSGVMDGTLEADGSTVRAMRYQNALVEMGETATRVETEFQY
- a CDS encoding DUF7470 family protein encodes the protein MLDKLGAVGIAGIVVSLAGLGVIAYEAPLIAAGVALVLAGLGLAAFAVVRNLLSSLGMGAMV
- a CDS encoding zinc ribbon domain-containing protein, which translates into the protein MVPWEPLLVYALVLVWAALLGWLPFRLLERISVVDQIDASAVERSRKATTDSTVVCPHCGQPNDRGYTFCESCGGKLPTDWE